The DNA sequence TTCCTCAGCCGCTACGCTTTACTGCATCCCTACAGCACTGACGCCCAACTCCTGTGGCCATTCTGGCGTGAGAACACAGAACTTCTGAGAGCAGCAAGGCCACTGATACACTCATTTATCTCTCTGGCACTACATGACAAAACCCGTAGCGCACCCACACAGCAGCATTACACAAGTTTTCCAGAATATCCAGCTTCTTATATCCATGTTATATAGCACACGAACACAAACTCTTCCCAGCTGAGTCTCCAGAAACATCCTAGTTGTCCACTTTCCACAGGATGCCAGTCCAGCTCATACACTTCTCTCCCAGGTACCCTCTTTTTTGAAGTCCTCTTGAACATAGACTGGGATCTGGCTTTGGATTAAATGAACAATCTAGCTCATTTTTTCGTGAGGTCCTGCACACCATTACTGACTTCTTTCCTGCCCCCCGCATGTCACAGACTTCACCTCTGGTGTGTAATGAGGAAAGAGTTATAGGCTAGATCAAATATTTTGGTGGGCTGTAGGTCTGACCCCTAGAACAGCAGCACAACAACCACAAAGCTACTTCTGATACACCTAAACCTTGAACACAAGGTGGAAGGGTTGAAGGGAAGTGACTGTTATTCAGGTCTCTGATATTcacaacagatacagattctgtAAACGTTAGCGACCAGACTGAAAAGTACCAACAACAGCCCACACTAGTGGTTGAACAGCTGCCAGGTTAAGTTTTACTGGTCACTAGTGACCTGGCCTAAGCAGCAATTCAAATTTCTGACTAGGGACAAGAATGAACTGCTGACAGAGCTGAAAAATACTATACCTTAATTTACCAGACTTGTTTCTGGAAAGGTGATACCAAAGCCCTATCGGTGGGCTCTTCTCCCCACACAAGGACAAAAGCCAGGCTTGTGCAGGATCTTTTACTAAGTGTCTACTTGAATTATCTTATAGCACCTGCAGACAAAAGGTCTCTCTTCTCTCTAGGGGCACTCCCCGCAGCATGGCCAAGAATTGCTGAGGCCCATCCTGTAAGTTAAGCTGCTGATTACCTCAAAGTTCTTCTGCCATTCTCGCTCTCGTTTAGCTTTCTCTTGTGCCTcaatttcctcttccctctgccgCTTCCTGCAAGGGATGCCACAAAGAGGTTACAAACCCACAAACActtctttaaagaaacacaGTTATACTTTCAAAACACCTCGGAAAGCTCTTCTGATTTCTTGGCAGATTAAAGTGCTTATCAGAAGAGATAAATACGCACACTTAAGATAGCACAgcaaatacaattttatttcatatctgGAACAGCAGCGAGCAAAGATGGTTTGGCACTACGGTCAGCATGCACGCACTTAATTAGTGAGTCAGCCTCTCTTGCTCGGCAAAACAAGTTGGACTTCTTCATAACTCTAGTGATAAGTCTCTAAAACTGTCGGGCGTACACATTTTGAGAAGTTAATAAACACTTGAGGGAAGTGCAAGGGAAGAATgaaattttttcccccctcattttCATCTGTAATCAGAAGTGGTGCCCTGCAGCCACCTCCCAGCCTGCCTTCACTGACCAGTACATAAACCCTGCTCTACGAAATACATCCAGTGAGCACTCAGGCAACGTGATCAGAACACCTAAAATAGTCCAGGATCACACATGCCACAGAGTATTTCCAGcacttaattaaaattaaaaatcagttctttgCATGCTAACAACATGCAGACATGTGTCACCATTTCACTGTTTTGTCTGGCGTCCACGTATATAGGTATACCAAATATAGCAATGTTCTAAATACAGGAGGGCAAATTTCCTGTTTGCATTTCTCAAGCACAGAGCTCTACAAcccacaggttgcccagagaagtggtggaatcTACATCACTGGAAGTCAGCTTGACAGGACCTTTGTTAATCTAATCCCAGGCCCTGCTttcagcaggaggttggaccagatgatctccagaggtctgtTCCAACTTAGACTTTTCTAAGACTCTATGATTCCTTATCTTCTCTGAGGAAACACGAGGGGGGAAGAAGAGCCTGAACTGCACAAGCAGAATGCTGCTCATACCTTTCatgcatttcttttgcttctctttctttcctcttaatTTCCAGTTCAGCAAAGAGCTTCATCGTCTGTTTGTATACAGCTTGTTTGAACTGTAAAACACAAATCCAGTCTTAAAATAATGCCCATTAACACAGTTAGAGAAGTCTGTTTTACATAAGAATGTAAGAAGCATAAAAAGAATGCAAGGCATATGTATGCCCACATAACCCCGTACCCCGCCTTGGCAGCAGTGGCATACGAAAAGGTATAAAACACTCCTGATTAAATTCTGGCCCTGACACAAGGAAACAATTTTATTAGCCTCATACTggtctcattttcatttctattcatGAAGCTGTGCCTGAACAGAAATGTTCATTTCAAGCTCTCTTATTCTTCTGTTAAGTCTTGCAATGTtacatttgacaaaaaaaacccaaaatggcCCCTGTTTAGATAGTAATTTCCCAGCTGATCTTCTTTGTGTGTTGTAAAAGTCTAGCATTGGCTTTCTAGTAGGAAATATCAGTATACTTAAAACAAACTTCATTATTAAAGAACAGCAAGagacttctgaaaaatcaatggaaaacAAGATGGTTATGGGGTTACTGTGGTGACAACGagtaaaaaatcagtttgtaggaaaaaaaaatggtgatgaCACTAAGACTAATGATATCAGTGTTTGATAATCATCTATCATTCTGTTAAAGCCTCTAATGTTACTTGACTTTTTCAGACTAGAAACCGGGTAAGAAGAACTAAATTATGTCATGCCTTTTTTAATGAGTGCTTTGTTGCAGAACAGCACATCTATCCTCAAGAGCTATATGGCAGAAACAGCCAAAACAGCTCTTGCTACAAAATGTCCCTAAGAGCACATTTTAGCCGTGCTGCAGTGGGTTCTATACATGCTTCTGCTGGCAGCAAGAACGCCACAGTTCCAGCATTCAGAATACAACAAGAACGCCAATTCAAAAAGACTGCATGATGTGCAATGAAGACTTGCTCCAAGACAAGACCTGGATATTTTGATCGATATAATCTCACGATATATTTATTCTTTACACTATAGTTAAACTATTTTCTAAAATAGACAGGTATTACCCAACGCATGGTGCTCTACAGAGGCTTATCAGAATTTGTTCTTCTGTAAGGAGATTTACAACACTCTAACAAGTCTAATGAATACTTCTGTACTGGTTTTTACTTTAATTCCTCGAAACACATTTTGTACTCCCCAGTTTCTCTGAACAGTATGACTTACAACTTCAGGATCATCCTCTTCCACAGCGGGAGGCTTTCCATCCTTCTTcaactgcttctttttttctttcacctgaagattaagaacaaaaataagagTCTAAATTATAGGGCTTACATAATTGTATCCAAGTAGTTCTGCATTCCCACTCCATGGTGTGGAAAGAACTCTGGATGGCAGTAACTTCTTGATTTGGATcgatattttattttagaccAAAACCTCCTGGGCATTGGTCCAGATAAACACATATAAGATCACTATCACGTGAACagtagtaaataaaaatactatgtTAGATCCTATTCATTCAACACAAttcctttggtgttttttttttttgtttgatttatcCATATCCAACATATACCATCCATACCAGCAGCAAGTTTAATTTGCTTTGTAATATTCAAAAGACAAACAACAACCAGCAGAACATAAAGCGTTCCTTGGTTTAGAGTATCTGAGTTCTTCCATATTATCTGCTTTCTCAAGCTGTTGTGTTTTAGTCCACCCACATCACTCAACTAACTTCTTGGCCAATGCAAATCAAGCTCCTTTTCTTATCTTATAGGTCATTTCCCCCCAAACTTTCCAGTCTCCTGCTGTCACCACCTATTTTCTTCCACCTACACACATTTAAACTGCATCATTCATTCAcagacttgaaaaaaatatttaggtcAGATCACGTGGTCTGACCTAATTATTTCAAGTACTGAATTTCACTGAATTATCTTGCACTGAGCTCAACAGCAGTCTTGGACAAAGCAGGTTTGCTCATGCCGTGAAGAGCTCAGAGTCCACTTGCACAGCTTCATTACGAGGTTTGCTCTGCTCACCTTTTAATGACCTAAACATGCAGCAGGTGTACCAAAAAGGACTGATTACCACTCCCCCCCCCAACCTTAGACGTTCCTATGGAATACTTACAGTGTGTTCCACATATTCTTTTCCTGCCTGTATCACATCCAAGGCCCTCTTCTTTTGCTCCTGATCTAGCAGCAACTTGTACGCTTTATCTACAGCTAATAAAAAGGATCAATGTTGATAGCACCAGCAGTGACATTCACAAGGCATCACAAGATTGCTACTTGTTCACCATACAAATTTTACTTCCTAGAATTTGGGGAGAGGAGTTGTctctttggtttttgttttttgtgggtttttttttaaatacatctggGTAAGTGATATGATGATTAGTCAAATGAGATTTGGGGTACAGTGATGGCAGAGACTGTCAGACACCTTTTGGAGTTAAGAGTGAAAGTGTCAGTCCTACAAGTGATTTAGTTACAGGGCATGAAGTAAGTTTAAGGTGCGCAAGGCCTCACCATCACACAAAGCATACACCTCAAACCATCACATTCCTTCCGTCGTATGGTCTTCGAATAAAATCTAATGCACAgatgaaacagtttttcttgAACAATCTCAAAACCCCACGGACTGGTGTGTCCCCGTTGCAAACTGGCAATGCGAATGCCGCCACCTAGTGAAATTCCCTGCTGAAATGCCACCCCACACCACACCTCCCTCATCTAAAGCGCCTCTACAGCAATTCTTCTGTCCCTCAGTGGGCCTCCACCCCtaataaacatttaaacagaaaaagagcagtgCAACTACTATCATACACCAGCCCAGGGAAAGGGTGAGAGCATTACCTTCAAACGCCTTCTGGGCTCGATCTGCATCGTCTTGATTTTTGTCTGGATGCACCAATATTGACAACTGCAAGAGAAAGGATCTCCCTATCAAGATCATTGTAAAAGATGAAgaatatttcagatatttttgtgaTAGGAGTGAAATAGTCTCAGACAGAAGGAATGACAGGGGATCACATTCCTTTGCATACAGACAAAGGAGCTGACAACATGTAGAAGTACGCATCAGTAAAAGCTTATAAATCAAATACAATCCCTGTAATAAACAGGCTGAGAAAAGCTGCAGCTTGGGATGTGCAGAACAATATAAAGACCCTTCAGCTGCAGTGCCTGGGGCTGATAGGAACCCTTTGGTCACCCAAGTTTTGTATCCTTGGTCTTAAGAAGAAACAAACCTGATCATCCTCAACCTTAAGTTCACCTTTTACTCAACAACATCTCCCAAGAAGCTCTCCAGTATCCCTAAGGCTGTTCAAATATCAAATCATTTAAAGGAGTGGGTAAGCTTTTCCTTAGGCTCCTTTACTGAAAGTTAAGAAAACTCCTTCCCGTATTCTCTGTTCAGCAGAGACACTACATTGATCACTACCATCCTTAGGGTAACCTTAAATGGGATGGAAAGCACGTCCTCCACTTTCCTCTTCCAGAGAAAGTTATTTCAAACTTTCCCCAtatggcatttttctttcagacctcttatttttgttgttgctgtacGGACTCTCTAGTTTATCTGCAACTTTCCTAGTACAACATTCAAAACCAGCCACACTCTGCAACTGAAATTGCATCAGCGGCaaagaatgcaaaataattaCTTCCTGAACTCTACAGATGGCACTTGCTAGCTCACAGGAAAACGGTTTGCCTCCAGTCCCAAACAGCAGCATGCTGCTGATTCACTCAGTGATTTGCTAAAGCCAGTGTCTGTTTCCTTCTGTTGGCTGTTCCACGTTCTGTATTTAGGTGTTTGATTTCTTCAATATACAATTCCACGcacttttttcatttcatcacaTTGACTTCAAACCATTTCCCTGGGGTATTCTATCAGCCTAAAGCTATGACAGCCCCAGGTTATTGATTCGCAGATCTGAGAAGTCAGCAACAGACTAAAAGGTTATCCTCCTGCTTCCCACACATAGAAGTAGCCCATATCCCAACCTGGCAGGCATGCTCCTCTCAGCCAGCACACAGCTGCCTCTCTAAAGACAGTTCTTCATGTTTACACCACTAATTCAGGTGGGAGGCTACAGCCCTCCAAATACCACGTTTCTTTGCTGCATGCACTGATTAAAACTCAACCTTCTCCTGCAGATAGTAAGCACAGTAAGTCCGGGGTAACGTTTCCTGCGCTGCATGGGCCAATGCAGATGGGTCAgtgagcagggctgctgctgtcccaggtAACCCAGCCACCAAAAATGactgcttttttaaagaaacctcacagaaaatacatgtatttgagaaaaataccttttctctgttcttaatttctgattaattttgACCTTCTCTTTGAACTAAAGTTCAATACACTGATTATACACAGGCATATCAGTTTGCAATAGCCCCATCACATACTTTACAGCCAAAGCAGCACACCATGCATGGACCAGGGACACTTCTGCAGCTCTCCTCTTGTTGACACAAAGATTGTTCTATGCTTTCTTCCCAAAATGGCTACTCCTCTACCCAGATACATCTTTACCACCATTTTTCTTGTTCCCAAGCACAGCTGCAGAATCTCTACCGAGCTTCTAGTTTCCTTCCAGAGGTTTCAAGTGCAAAAGCCCAATACCTGCCGGAATCTTTTCTTTATCTCTTCATCTGTGGCTTCAGGATCCATCTGCAGGACCTAAAAGAGAccatgagagcagagcaagtTCGATGATACTCCCCATGTTTCAGGTTCCTGGCAGCAATCTCTAAACACTTGGTCCACTGGCATACAGACACAACACCAGAAAGCTCCTCCCATCAGGGAGCTGCTTCAGGACATGAATTTTCACCtagtaaaacagaaacattttaagagACACCATGTTTGGGACATTCTACTTTTAGCAATGCTAGATTCCTCTGACTATGCCAGTGTCCTTTCTGCAATCAAGTGCACACTCAAGACAGCTGCCATCCCTAAATAGCCACAATTGGTCTAAACCTTCAACCAGTCCTGTAGCAATGCGTAGTTTGGCAGAAATGGAAGCACACGGTGGCTTTGGAACACCGTTGGATCATTCATAACTGAGAACTTTGGGCAGGAAACATACTACTTGGTAagaatttattcattttatcaTTTTGAAAGAAGACAGGAGAGTTTTACTGTTTGGTTTCCATGAATGAGCTCACTTGTCTATGTACTGATCTTAATAGATGTGGCAGAGTTTAGGAGCTCTTTTGTGAATTAATTATTGAACAGAAGTCCTAAGCAACAAGTGAGCCTACTCAATGCAGATGCACACTGGTCTGACACTAAgaattgtaaataaaaaacactCTCTCACAGGAAAGCTACAGTCTACTTCTAAATAGCTTGCTTAATTCACTTTCCAAGTCAAGTACCAAGATCTACACAGACCTGAATGTTGTCAAGGTGAATCTGCCCACTGACCCGGCTCACCAGCCCTAAATTGGGACTAAAAAAGCACCTGAGGCTTTAAAAAGGCAGATGAAGATAACACCAGGAAGGAATATACACAGGGAAAGCCAGCTCCAGAGGAATACCGGATTGTTTTATTAACTGTCTTCCTCGGGCTTTCCTACTCATTAAGGCTTTATAACTGACTGCAACTGGAATCAGAGAGTGAGCACGTATACACcatccttctctcttctgtaaACCTTCTGCACAGTAACCCACATctagagaatttttttctttatgtttggTCTTTTTACTGAAATACCCAGTAAATCTGGAAGTTGGTATACCAAGTCAGAAGGGAGGATAAAACGTTCAAACTAACCTCAAAAGGGTTCAAGTTGAAATAGGAAGATCCAGGTCGGGTCAGCCTGTCAATTTGGTTTTTTGATGTTAAAACAGAGTCTCGTTTTTCAATTTGCTTTACCTGAAGAACAAGAGAGACCCATATTAACTGACCATCACAATGGGCACACCATCCCCTGTGATTACTACACCAGTCATCATCGTCCTGTGCTACATTCCCAATACCTCTTGCTTATCGCAAACCTGTTGAGTTACTGCTGAGTGCTTGAGTTGCTTTACTCAAGCACTAGCAGAGCACAATTTTTAGCCTTTTCTACAACATGACAGTATTTTTAACATTGTAACTATAAAAATCTCTAGAAAGCActtctgcctctctctcctACAGCTTGCTCAACAGCTGtggctttttccccctcctctacCAGCACCATCATCATCATTCCTTGCAAACCTACCGAACTATCGCTTTTAACCCACTGCTGGCAGGATAACCCACTGAACACATTAAGTCACACTGGTGCAAGTATACAAGTCCATTTCATCCTGACCACAGGTTCTTTAGTTCAGTTCAGtttactttttgttctttacagtattaagccaaaccaaaccaaaccatgcCTTTACATTTAACATTCacctttatttaaagaaataagcaTCCACCAAGCCGGCACCACCTTTCTGTGGGCAGGCTCAGGTAAACACATCCAAGCTGTGCACAAAGCAACGGAGACCAGCGCAGGCTGAGGGAAAGGGGCCCCACGCACCTTCCCCGATGACAGCTTGCCCATAAAAAGGCCAAGCCCTGGAGCACAGCGGAGGGTTACGTTCAGCCCGCGGAGGTACAACTCCCACTGGGTTTATCCAAGCGAGAGAGATGGGGGCTGAACGCTTGGCCCCTTCCCCCAGCCACAACAGGGGCTTTGCGGAGGGCGGGAGACACGGCGGGGCCGGCAGCAGCCCGCCCGGGAACGCCCGCTCCCCTCGGGGCCAACACGAACCCGCCGGCACCTGCCGCTCGCCCACCCCGGCCATTCGCTCTCCCCCGCCAAGCACCGCCAGCGGCTTCGCCCGCCCCGCCCTCCCgcgggccggggcagccccagggcccgCCACGGCCAGGCTCGGGGCCCGGCGGGTTCCCCTcagggcggccgggccgggccaggcgCCGCGCGGCCCACCAGGCCCCGGCGCTGGGGGAGGGACACCGCCGGCCGCCGGCCGCGGGCGGGCAAGGCCcagggagcggggcggggccgcccgccgcctGGGCAGCGCTGAGGGGCCGGTACCTCGTTGTAGAAGGTGAGGAACGCCTCCTCggcggcgccccccgccccgggctcccccgccgccgccgccatcgccAGCACCACGTGACGGTGGGCGCGCGCACGTGACCACGGCGCTGAGGCCGGCGTGGGGCGGGCGGCGCCCTCGGCACGTGACCGCCGCGCGCGCGCCATAGCAAcaggccccgctccccctcccgCCACCGCCGTCCACCCCCTTCCCCCGCTGCCGGGCGACCCGGGGTGCGCGTCCTgaggggacgggacgggacgggacagCCCGGGGGAGCTCCTGGGACACGGAAGCGCAGCCCGGGCGCGGGGGGCAGGCAGCGGCGGGCCCGAGGCCGTACGGAGCCCCAGCCTCCTCCGCCGACCCGGGACGGGCTGGGGGGATGATGGTGTGTGTGGGAGCGGAGGCTGCGCATGCGCGGGCCGTGACGCGGCGGGCAgggcgcggccccgccccgccgctgggGGCGTGTCTCGTCCGCGCGGCGCTCCAAGGGCAGGCGGGCGATGGCGgccgtggcggcggcggcgcggggcgggctgCGCGGGGCCCTGCTGGCGCAGCAGCAGCGCTGGAGCTCGGGATCGGGCGCCGACCAGGTGGGCGCGGGGTAGCCGAGGGTGTCCGTCCCTCCGTGTCTGTTCGTCCTTTTCCCCGCTCACCGCGGTCTCTCCCCGCAGCTGGGCGAGCTGGGCAAAGGCGCCGGGAAgggcggtggcggcggtggCGCCATCCGTGAGGCCGGCGGTGCCTTCGGGAAGAAGCAGGCGGCCGAGGAGGAGCGGTACTTCAGGTGAGCGGGGTGCACAAGCCGCGTCTCCCCCGCGCTGTGGTAACCGCCCccgggcccggcgcggcggcctAGTGCTGGGCCTCGGCCCGCCTCGCCTGCagccgcccgctcccgccggttccccagccccgctgcgcTCAAGGGTTACGGGCACCCCGGGGTGTGTGGGTGCTGCACCTTGTGCCGTGCTTTCttgcagggagaaggagagggagcagcTCTCTGCCTTAAAGAAACACCATGAAGAAGAGATTGATCACCACAAGAAAGAGATAGAGCGtctgcagaaagaaattgaGCGTCATAAGTATAAAATCAAGGAGCTTAAACACGATGACTAAGCTGATGCTGCTGAATGTGCACGGCCAATACTGATTGTGGTGTAAAACAGCATTGAAGACTGTATGCTCTGGCCAACATAATCCAAATTCGTCCATTTATACTGTGGCCTGCAACAATGTCAAATAAACTACTCGGTCTCTCTTTTCTGCTCACTAActgtttaatgaaaaagaaaaaatccagtcTGGTTTTAAACTTCATTGTTCTTCCAAAATAAGAATATACTCTTGAGTAGGCAGTCCTGTACAGAACTTCACTATTTTCTGTagatttatttgaaagaaaggacTGTTTGTACGTAGTGTAATAACTTTACAGTTAAAGCTGCAAGGaaagttggggaaaaaatggtacCTGTGTAGAGACTCGTTCACACAGAAATAACTTTGTCTCAAGCTCTCCACTGAACTAGCAGACTATAAAAAACAAGGTTCTTTTGTTGCACTTAAGTGTTTAGTGCTGTaaactgagagagagagaaaaatattctaagTTACAGTGATTTTACTTGTGGTGGTGTGAGTTCTGGATTAAGACAGCTGAGATTGTGCCTTGCACATGAATGTTCTTTTTTGTAAAGACTTTTAATTGCCCAGTGGTGGGTTTTTCCTGTCTTTAGTTCTTGATGTTCTGTATCTAAGTCTCTTTCCAAAGAAGGAtggattaaaattaaatttatgcaGGTTTAGTCGCTTTTGCGATTTTAATAGAAGAAATCCATCATAAAACACATGGCAAGTGACCTACTGAAATAGTGTGGCCTTCGTGCACTAAGCCCTGACAAGAAGGGGATTTCATGTAACAAGAATGGGCAGGTAAGAAAAGAGCCTTCCCTTCCACACCTGCACTGCCGTGTCCCTAAATCTGCCTGAACAGGTGTAGTTTCTACCACTGGTAAAAGCCACCCTACCTTACAGTATGTTGTTACATTGCAAAGTGTCACAAAGAAGCTGGACTGGGGCAAGTGGCTCGAACTGCCCTGCCTGAAGCAGCAGGAGGCAAATCGGAGGCTTTGAAGTAGGAAGTGCTTTGAGGAGGGTGTGACTGGCTGTCTGAAGGTGTCCCAGTTTCTCCTGTGTTAACCCATCCATCCCCAACCAGCCGCTCCCCTTGGGCTGCCCTCTTCCACCTGAGGAACACTGCAGCTAGTGGTACGTCTTGTCTGCAGAGTAAATGACAGCACTATTGCTCTAATGAAGAGTCCTTGCCCTGAAAAACTTGTTTAATGAAAGTGGAAGAAAGAGGCAGCGCTGTGAAGTATGTCATTGCCTGGCTTTGCTCGgtctgtgggagatggtgttgCAGTGAGTTGTGTGGAGGTTGTGTGTAGAGCTGTCTGTGGGGTTTGTTCTTTTTAGTTGGGGCCAATTACCCTGAGCCAAAAATATTAGtatctcccccaccccaccttcATGGGACTATGAAACCCAGTGGGAAGAATTGTGTCATGAAAAACAATATACTATTGATCTGTTTAGTTTTTacccatttaaaaatcaaattttttacccatttcaaaatctttttcataTTGCATCTGTCAGCTGGTTGGCTTCCCCCAAAAGCTGTGGAGTGACTAGTGAGATGTCCCCATTAAAGaccaatttcacagaatcacagaacgttagggattggaagggacctcgaaagatcacctagtccaatccccctgccggagcaggattgcctagac is a window from the Nyctibius grandis isolate bNycGra1 chromosome 24, bNycGra1.pri, whole genome shotgun sequence genome containing:
- the DNAJC8 gene encoding dnaJ homolog subfamily C member 8 produces the protein MAAAAGEPGAGGAAEEAFLTFYNEVKQIEKRDSVLTSKNQIDRLTRPGSSYFNLNPFEVLQMDPEATDEEIKKRFRQLSILVHPDKNQDDADRAQKAFEAVDKAYKLLLDQEQKKRALDVIQAGKEYVEHTVKEKKKQLKKDGKPPAVEEDDPEVFKQAVYKQTMKLFAELEIKRKEREAKEMHERKRQREEEIEAQEKAKREREWQKNFEESRDGRVDSWRNFQANTKGKKEKKNRTFLRPPKVKMEQRE
- the ATP5IF1 gene encoding ATPase inhibitor, mitochondrial, encoding MAAVAAAARGGLRGALLAQQQRWSSGSGADQLGELGKGAGKGGGGGGAIREAGGAFGKKQAAEEERYFREKEREQLSALKKHHEEEIDHHKKEIERLQKEIERHKYKIKELKHDD